AAATGTTCTGAGTGAGATAAAATTAAAGCGTGAAGTTGAGCGTTCAAAAGAAGTAAATACTCTGAGAAGTCTTCTTAGTGAAAAGTTGGATGAAGATAGTCAAAAGTTGATTGATAAGAAAATTTCCGACATAGTTGACAACAACAATAAAGAGATGATATGTGAAAGTATTTTGAGCTCAAAAGGTATAGGTGATTGTATAGTACTATCCTCTCGTGATATTATTTATGTGGTAACGCAAAAGAGACTATCAAAACAACAAGCAATTCAAGTACAAAATGTGGTTATGAATGTTTTTAAAGTAGCGGTGAATAAGATTAGGATAACATCTGCCTCTCAATGAAAATAATAAAATCTGTTAAAATAAAAAACTGTAGGGTATAATATGAATAGTAAAGAAAAAACTTTTATCAAATAAGGAGGTACTATTTGAGATGTCAGAAAATATTATTAATGAGACCACTGGTGGAGTTGTAAAGATTGCTGAAGAGGTTGTGGCAATTATTGCGGCAGTTGCAGCATCAGAGGTAAAAGGCGTTGCCTCAATGGTTGGTTCATGGACGGGTAATATCACAGAAGCACTTGGGAAAAAGAACTTGGCAAAGGGTGTTAAAGTACAAGTTGGAGAAAAGGAAGCAGCAATTGACATCTACATAACAGTAGAGTATGGTGTCAGAATTCCAGAAGTTGCCTGGGAGATACAAGAAAGGGTCAAAAATGCAGTTGAGAGCATGACAGGATTAAAGGTTGTTGAAGTAAATATCCACGTTCAAGGAATAAAATTTGAAAAAGAAGAGCAAAAGGAAGGATCAGAAGAGTAAATCTCTGGTCATCCAGAGATTTACTCTCATTTTTGCAAGGAGGAGTTATACAAATGAAGATTGGTGAGAGAATATTATTAACAATATTTACATTAATAGTTATTGTGGCTGCAATCTTTGCAATATTATTACCTCTTAATGTGTTTAGTGTTGATATAGTACAAAGTGCAGTTTATGAATATATAAACAATCCCATTTATGGACTTGTACCGTTAGCAATTATAGTAATGGGCTTTGCTGTGATGTTTATTGGAATTAAAAAGAAAAGAGTGAGGCTTGGAATAATTCATACCAATGAGCTTGGCAATCTTGTCATATCACCAAAGACATTTGAGTCTGCTGGTTACAGTGCTATAAAGGATATAAAAGGGATAAAGGATGCAACCATTGAGATAGAGTTTGACGAAAGTGGTGTTGAATACCATGTTGATGCACTTGTGATAAATGATGTAAATATACCTGAGTTGACAAAAGAGGTTCAAAATGCTATAAAGAATCATGTTGAAACCTCAATAGGTATTCCGGTTAAAAGTGTGAATTTGCATGTTAAAGATATGGTTGCCCCTCAGACATCCATTACTCATTTGAGGTAGGGGTGTTGGTATGAAATTAATATTAGAATTTGTTTTAAAACATATAGGTGAGGTAATTGGCGGAGTTATAGGACTTGTTTTTGCTATATTTGTTCTAATCTTTGGTTTTTGGAAGGCATTATTTATATTTTTATGTATAGCAGTAGGGGTATTTATTGGTGGTCGCTATTTTGAAAAGAAGAAATTGTTAGAGTTTTTAGACAAACATTTACCATGGTAAAAAAGGGGTTGGAAGAGAAGGGCGATGCATAAAAGACGAAAAACAAGAGAGCTTTGTATGAAGATATTATATGCATATAGATTTCAAAATAATGAATATGATATCATCGAGTTTCTAAACAAATTCAAAGAGTTAAATCCAGATGAGAATTTTAAAGAGATAGATGAAGAGTATTTAAAAAGGCTCTTGACAGGCGTTATTCGGAATCAGCAACTCATAGATAATCTTATTGAGAAATATTCTAAGGATTGGCCTTTGAACAGAATTCCAATGGTGGAATTAGAACTTATGCGGATTGCTATTTATGAACTTTTGTTTGAAGAGGAGATTCCCATATCTGTTGCAATAGATGAAGCTGTCGACTTATCGAGTATATTTGGTGTAGAGAAAGCACCAAGCTTTGTAAATGGGATACTTGGCAGCATTGCTGCAAATGAGGTGAAAAGAGAATAAAAGATGCTTTTTGACAATATTGTTTCTAAAAAAGAGTGGAGTGTGTATGAGCTTACAAGCTATTTGCGAAAAAAAGTTGAATTGGACATCTTGTTAAAGAACATATACCTAAAAGGAGAGGTTATTAGACCCACTTTGTCAGGCGAACATTTGTATTTTGAACTTAAAGATTTAGAGTACGACGCAAAAGTAAAGTGTGTCTATTTTTGGTTTGACAAAAAGATTGAGGTAAGACATGGTGCTAAAGTTTTAGTCAAAGGTAGTGTTATCTTTTATGAAAAAGAAGGAATAATTGAAATAAAGGTAAGTGAAATAACTGATATTGGTCTTGGTGAGTTGTTTGTAAAACTCAAACACTTAGAGGAGAAGTTAAAACAAGAGGGGCTTTTTGACCAAAAATATAAAAAAGAAATACCTCAATATCCCAAAAA
This Caldicellulosiruptor changbaiensis DNA region includes the following protein-coding sequences:
- a CDS encoding SpoIIIAH-like family protein, giving the protein MNKKIFIKVYNKRQITLVLLVILVIIVGIINSRIENSNKKKLNPSVIEVSKEVKTSSENVLSEIKLKREVERSKEVNTLRSLLSEKLDEDSQKLIDKKISDIVDNNNKEMICESILSSKGIGDCIVLSSRDIIYVVTQKRLSKQQAIQVQNVVMNVFKVAVNKIRITSASQ
- the nusB gene encoding transcription antitermination factor NusB, translating into MHKRRKTRELCMKILYAYRFQNNEYDIIEFLNKFKELNPDENFKEIDEEYLKRLLTGVIRNQQLIDNLIEKYSKDWPLNRIPMVELELMRIAIYELLFEEEIPISVAIDEAVDLSSIFGVEKAPSFVNGILGSIAANEVKRE
- a CDS encoding DUF2273 domain-containing protein, which gives rise to MKLILEFVLKHIGEVIGGVIGLVFAIFVLIFGFWKALFIFLCIAVGVFIGGRYFEKKKLLEFLDKHLPW
- a CDS encoding Asp23/Gls24 family envelope stress response protein; protein product: MSENIINETTGGVVKIAEEVVAIIAAVAASEVKGVASMVGSWTGNITEALGKKNLAKGVKVQVGEKEAAIDIYITVEYGVRIPEVAWEIQERVKNAVESMTGLKVVEVNIHVQGIKFEKEEQKEGSEE
- the amaP gene encoding alkaline shock response membrane anchor protein AmaP; the encoded protein is MKIGERILLTIFTLIVIVAAIFAILLPLNVFSVDIVQSAVYEYINNPIYGLVPLAIIVMGFAVMFIGIKKKRVRLGIIHTNELGNLVISPKTFESAGYSAIKDIKGIKDATIEIEFDESGVEYHVDALVINDVNIPELTKEVQNAIKNHVETSIGIPVKSVNLHVKDMVAPQTSITHLR